Proteins encoded within one genomic window of Candidatus Syntrophocurvum alkaliphilum:
- a CDS encoding uracil-DNA glycosylase family protein, translating into MTNSSREKKIKLIIDMEERINNCMRCKKLLKCRRKSSLGKGDLEPEMMLIFEAENNFNQDLDNVIKLRNHIKKGLSIHKIYHSFMVRCQPKACTRASDSNLYGQSYLLDNDNNCKLTARRCDGIAVHPTDEEIISCLPFIIEEIEILQPQYIILFGNRVTDFILKSYGIYDNIEIGKKYNYGKSILYSASDEEIFFNELLKNDAETLASISSE; encoded by the coding sequence ATGACTAATAGTTCTAGAGAAAAGAAGATAAAATTAATAATTGATATGGAAGAAAGAATAAATAACTGTATGCGATGCAAAAAACTATTAAAATGTAGAAGAAAATCATCTTTAGGTAAAGGCGATCTTGAGCCTGAGATGATGCTTATTTTTGAAGCAGAAAACAATTTTAATCAAGATTTAGATAATGTTATAAAATTAAGGAATCACATAAAAAAAGGGTTAAGTATACATAAGATTTACCATAGTTTTATGGTTAGATGCCAACCTAAAGCATGTACTAGAGCTAGTGATAGTAACTTATATGGTCAAAGCTATTTATTGGACAATGATAATAATTGTAAGCTAACTGCTAGGAGATGTGATGGTATTGCTGTGCATCCAACTGATGAAGAAATAATATCTTGTTTGCCATTTATTATTGAAGAGATAGAGATTTTACAACCTCAATATATAATATTATTTGGAAATCGAGTTACAGATTTTATTTTAAAATCTTATGGCATCTATGATAACATAGAAATTGGGAAAAAATATAACTATGGTAAAAGTATATTATATTCTGCTAGTGATGAAGAAATATTTTTTAATGAATTACTTAAAAACGATGCTGAAACTTTAGCTTCTATATCTTCCGAATAA
- a CDS encoding PHP domain-containing protein codes for MYYDLHIHTTASDGMFSPEQIIKYSIEFGLFGIAITDHDTIDGLEPALNYNSSTGSKLKFIPGIELNTELNDIEVHILGYFIDYKNQALKNRLQEVRECRYERAQKMINKLRSMGFQITFDYVKQLAQGDLIGRPHVAQALMAKGYVFSLKEAFDKYISKGRAAYVPRYKFTPNEAINLIKQAGGISVLAHPGLIKDQRLINEVVDMGVEGIEAYYPEHSDSQINRFLSFSSEKKLYVTGGSDFHGTSGDESRGRLGCIGVSYDLVKKLYEHKGSIS; via the coding sequence ATGTATTATGATTTGCATATTCATACTACTGCTTCTGATGGAATGTTTTCACCAGAGCAAATAATTAAATATTCTATAGAATTTGGGCTTTTTGGAATTGCCATCACCGATCATGATACAATTGATGGATTAGAACCAGCATTAAACTATAACTCATCTACTGGATCTAAGTTAAAGTTTATACCTGGTATTGAATTGAATACAGAATTAAATGATATCGAGGTTCACATTTTAGGTTATTTTATAGACTATAAAAATCAGGCTTTAAAAAATAGATTACAAGAGGTTCGAGAATGTCGTTATGAAAGAGCTCAAAAAATGATAAATAAATTACGAAGCATGGGTTTTCAGATTACTTTTGATTACGTTAAACAATTAGCTCAAGGTGATTTAATAGGAAGACCACATGTTGCACAAGCATTGATGGCCAAAGGTTACGTTTTTTCATTAAAAGAAGCTTTTGATAAATATATAAGTAAAGGAAGAGCGGCATATGTTCCTAGATATAAATTTACACCTAATGAGGCTATAAATCTCATTAAACAAGCTGGAGGTATTAGTGTTTTAGCCCATCCAGGATTAATCAAAGATCAAAGACTAATAAACGAAGTTGTTGATATGGGAGTAGAAGGTATTGAAGCATACTATCCAGAGCATTCGGATAGTCAAATAAATAGATTTTTAAGCTTTAGTAGTGAAAAAAAACTTTATGTTACTGGTGGTTCGGACTTTCATGGAACTAGTGGCGATGAATCTAGAGGTAGACTAGGATGTATAGGAGTTAGTTATGATTTAGTAAAAAAACTATATGAACATAAAGGAAGCATTAGTTAA
- a CDS encoding dipeptidase, which translates to MHIVDLHCDTISEIYNQGLSLYKNNLHFDLERAKRANIYLQFFALFSNPTNQESILRDIFKQVDKFYYEIDLNKQHIYHVLKYEDIIIANKNNKLSCILHLEGAEVIQNDIEILRILYRLGLRSLGLTWNNRNLLADGVGEGIGAAGISSFGKIIIRTLEELGIILDLAHISEPSFYQALELYNKPVMVTHANAASLCNLPRNLKDHQLKALADNGGVIGVNQVKFFIKESNPTINDMIDHIVYISELIGPDYIALGSDFDGADKMVINNVEQYSLIPELLQKRGFSLQEIQNIIRGNALRVIKQII; encoded by the coding sequence ATGCATATAGTTGACTTACATTGTGACACAATATCAGAAATATATAATCAGGGTTTAAGTTTATACAAAAACAACTTACATTTTGACTTAGAAAGAGCCAAAAGAGCAAATATTTATTTGCAATTTTTTGCCTTATTTAGCAACCCAACTAATCAAGAATCTATTTTAAGAGATATATTTAAGCAGGTTGATAAATTTTATTATGAAATTGATTTAAATAAACAACATATTTATCATGTATTAAAATATGAAGATATTATTATAGCTAATAAAAATAATAAATTAAGCTGTATTCTTCATCTTGAAGGTGCTGAAGTCATACAGAATGATATAGAAATTTTAAGAATTTTATACCGATTAGGGTTAAGAAGTTTAGGTTTAACATGGAATAACAGAAATTTACTTGCAGATGGAGTAGGGGAAGGAATAGGAGCAGCAGGTATTAGCTCTTTTGGAAAAATTATAATAAGAACTCTTGAGGAGCTTGGGATTATATTAGATTTAGCTCATATATCAGAACCTTCCTTTTATCAAGCACTTGAATTATACAACAAACCAGTTATGGTTACACATGCAAATGCTGCTTCTTTATGTAACCTTCCACGTAACCTAAAAGATCATCAATTAAAAGCATTAGCTGATAATGGTGGAGTTATTGGTGTAAATCAAGTAAAATTTTTTATTAAAGAAAGTAATCCCACAATAAACGATATGATTGATCATATTGTTTATATATCGGAATTAATAGGACCTGACTATATAGCATTAGGATCTGATTTTGATGGTGCTGATAAAATGGTAATTAATAATGTTGAGCAATATAGTTTGATTCCAGAACTTCTTCAAAAACGAGGGTTTTCATTACAAGAAATACAAAACATAATTAGGGGAAATGCACTTAGAGTTATAAAACAAATAATATAG
- a CDS encoding stage V sporulation protein S gives MEVLKVSAKSSPNSVAGALAGVLREKGAAEIQAIGAGAINQAIKAIAIARGFVAPSGMDLICIPAFTDIMIDGEERTAIKLIVEPR, from the coding sequence ATGGAAGTATTAAAGGTTTCAGCTAAGTCCAGTCCAAATTCTGTTGCAGGTGCACTTGCAGGTGTTTTAAGAGAGAAGGGAGCTGCAGAAATTCAAGCAATTGGTGCTGGTGCAATTAATCAAGCTATTAAAGCAATTGCCATTGCAAGGGGATTTGTTGCTCCAAGTGGTATGGATTTAATATGCATACCTGCATTTACAGATATAATGATTGATGGAGAAGAAAGAACCGCAATAAAATTAATTGTAGAACCAAGATAA
- a CDS encoding TIGR00282 family metallophosphoesterase — MNILFIGDIVGKPGRLAIKELLNKIQKEYNIMFTIANAENAAGGRGLTKDVMHEILGAGIDVLTMGNHVWDNKDIYNFIDDEHRLIRPINYPGDCPGQGYHTYIGGFNTRIAIINASGRVFMNDLDCPFKAVEEILEDIEKKADLIILDFHAEATSEKLAIAHYFDGKINAILGTHTHIQTADETILPKGTAYITDLGMTGAVDSILGMKKDIIIQKFVTQRPIRFEVETKGKVQLQGVIMDYDENLNKIKTIERISLIN, encoded by the coding sequence AATATATTATTTATAGGGGATATAGTAGGTAAACCAGGTAGATTAGCAATTAAAGAACTACTAAATAAGATACAAAAAGAATATAATATAATGTTTACTATTGCTAATGCTGAAAATGCTGCTGGAGGTAGAGGACTAACCAAAGATGTAATGCATGAAATACTAGGTGCTGGAATAGATGTTTTAACTATGGGTAACCATGTTTGGGATAACAAAGATATATATAACTTTATTGATGATGAGCATAGATTAATACGGCCAATAAATTATCCTGGAGACTGCCCTGGTCAAGGTTATCATACTTACATTGGTGGTTTTAACACAAGAATAGCTATTATAAATGCTTCCGGTAGAGTATTTATGAATGATTTAGATTGTCCTTTTAAAGCAGTTGAAGAAATATTAGAAGATATAGAAAAAAAAGCTGATCTAATTATCTTAGACTTCCATGCTGAAGCAACTTCAGAAAAATTAGCTATTGCACATTATTTCGATGGTAAAATTAATGCAATATTGGGTACACACACTCATATTCAAACTGCTGATGAGACTATTTTGCCTAAAGGAACTGCATACATAACTGATTTAGGAATGACAGGAGCAGTTGATTCTATATTAGGAATGAAAAAGGATATAATAATACAAAAGTTTGTTACACAAAGGCCAATTAGATTTGAAGTTGAAACTAAAGGCAAAGTTCAACTACAAGGCGTAATAATGGACTATGATGAAAACTTAAATAAAATAAAAACTATAGAAAGAATATCACTTATTAACTAA